ACCCCAAATTGGTCGCCTTTCCTAGCCCAAAACGTGAGTAAGTATCTACTAACGCTGAGGACGGCATCGCTAACGCCAGTTTGGATACACCGACGTTACTCGACTTCTGTAGAACCCCGGTCAGGGTTAATTCGCTGTAGCGCGCCACGTCTTTAATTTCGTGGCCGTTAATTCGGTATGGAACGGTATT
The DNA window shown above is from Alkalilimnicola sp. S0819 and carries:
- a CDS encoding penicillin-binding transpeptidase domain-containing protein is translated as SPSYNPNNLAGTPKDAMRNRTITDVFEPGSTVKPMVVMTALQRGIVNENTVLNTVPYRINGHEIKDVARYSELTLTGVLQKSSNVGVSKLALAMPSSALVDTYSRFGLGKATNLG